TTATTCAGCGTGCTGGCGAGGCCGGAAAGGAAATTAGTTGTTTGAGCAGGTGCAGAAACTTTTTCGACTTTCGGTTCTTCTTTCAGTTGCGCGGAAAAGAAATCAATGTCGTTTTGAGCAGGTTGCGCTATCGACGTTTGATCGGCCAGATCGGGCTGGGTTAACCCGGATTGTGAGGAGGCTATTTTCATGGCGATTTGCTCGTACGGAAGAGAAACGTGGTGAGATAATCCTCGCGGGCCGGGGCATAAGCCCGCAAGGAAGGCGAAACTAGTACTGAATTTTCACCTGAGCTGCTGCAGAACCCGCTTTGCTGGCGCTGTCTGCAATACCGTTCATTTTGTTGTTCTGAGCATCCAGCTTGGCTTTATCAACCATATCCTGTTGCATCTGGCCCTGAACATCCTGCATTTGAGACATAAAGCTTGCGCCATCAGTTGCACTTTCCATTTTCGTTGCTGCTGCGGCCGTGTTTGAAATACCACTTGAGATTGCAGACATATGTCGCTCCTGATTAATAGGTTAATGAATATCAGCGTATTCATAAGTTAAGTGGGTGGTGAATTCAAAGGGTTCCAAAATTATTTATTTTTTTTAGGAACGCAGCGTAAA
This genomic window from Erwinia sp. E_sp_B01_1 contains:
- a CDS encoding EscI/YscI/HrpB family type III secretion system inner rod protein, coding for MKIASSQSGLTQPDLADQTSIAQPAQNDIDFFSAQLKEEPKVEKVSAPAQTTNFLSGLASTLNNNERERKETYQDLQKASRSSNLLEFSQANAALSNYYIENLMNAKIVAKGVQSIDKLTNLQ